Within Haematobia irritans isolate KBUSLIRL chromosome 2, ASM5000362v1, whole genome shotgun sequence, the genomic segment ttttaataattagtTAAAGTGGTTAAAAACACAATCGCTGTCCAAGATCtctaaaaatatctttattaacTGCTACATAATGTTCgtcccaatttaattttttatagtttaaataaaatgtacaaatgaCAGCATTGGATAAATACACACTATGCTGTTTTCAGCAGTCGAGTCTAACATGTTTATTTGGATATTGGGTTTAGCAAATAGCagataaatttatattaaaaacagtGACCCATTCAGCAGAGTTTTTCCCGATTTTTCTGCTGTTTCTAAATATCTTTGATTTTgctttattttcaaatatattattaaaaaatattaattacttTCAATTGcatgtatatattttaatatcacatttttttattacaaggaaCTTTCTGTGGGGAAATCGTGCATATGTCTTTCGTGTTGGGCAGAACTAAATGGTTTCCACGAATTCTACACTCGCGTGGAAGACATCCAGAATAAAAGGAAACTTAAGTTGAAATATGAGGATGATCCATTGAATGAAGAAAAaccaaaagatgtttttttgaaaacattgcTGGAACCAGAAATCGTTATTGGTCAAAAATTGGAAGCTCCAGTGgaaataaaacaagaaaatgAAGAACAAATTATTGCTTTACCCCAAGAATTTAATGATAGTGATGGAAATTCCGTAGATATATTAGACGATGATCATGatcctccattttttgctgataGCGGCGATAGCCGGGAAAGCGACGATGATAGTGATGATAATTTGCCCCTAATTCGCAGAGAAACTACAAACTCTAAAGCGAAAATAAGTACTAAAGGAAATACAGTGAAACGAAGAAATTGTAGGGCCAAATTGGCCAAAgacaaaaaaacaccaaaaacaaaAGACGCATCCTCCAGTAGAAGTAGTTCTCGCAAGCCATCAAATCTTCCAAAAATGAATCGCGTTGAGTACGATAAATTCTTGCAAGAGCATTTCAAAATGACGTGCGATAAATGCCAAGAATCATTTGAGCGTTTCCGATTCTTGTGTCAGCATTACAGTAAGGAACACAATGAGGAGGGATATGCCTTATGTtgcggaaataaattttatagtcGTAGATTGCTGGTCGATCATATTAATTATCATCTAAATCCGGAGTATTTCAAGTGTGATCTTTGCGGTAAAGTATTTACAAAGAGAATATGTCTGATTGGTCATATAAAGATGCATGATGAGAAAAAATTCTGTTGCGATATGTGTGACAAAAAATTTGTACTAAAACACAAACTTGATAAACATAAATTAACACATTTGCCAGAATCTGAAAAGAAATTCCCATGCAATGACTGTGGAAAATTGTAAGTACGCTTATTTATATatgaatgaaaagaaaaaaattaaaaattattatttattatattttattcactTAGCTATGCAAATGAATACATACTTACACAGCATCAAAAGGCTGTGCACCTTAatatctatgcaaaaatttgtgagATTTGTGGTCAAACTATGCCGGATTCTCATACATTTAAACGTCACATGGAGAGACATGAAGGCATTTTACCTGTCAAAACTGCAAAATGTGATCAATGTGGTCTGATATTGACAAGTCAACATACTTTAAAATtgcatatagaattaaaacatcCTACAGACAGACGCGAACATAAATGCCATATATGttcgaaaatttctccaaacttGCGGGCTTTAAATAAACATGTTCGGGAAGCCCATGTAATGGGATATCGGtttaaatgtacgatatgtgaaAAAGAATTTAAAAGAGCGGATAATTTTAAGgtttgttgacaaaaaaaaaaataaactgaatATTGTTAATGCGATTGTTTTTCAGTCCCACATGGCTATACACACAGGAACGCCGCTTCACCGATGTCCATGGTGTCCAAAAGAGTTCAATTCCAATGGTAATATGCATCAACATAGAAAGAAAGCTCATCCTGTTGAATGGGAGGAAGCGCAACGAAAGAAATATTCTGGAAATTTACCACCTAATTTTAAACGACCGTCTACAGATAATAACACTCAATCGCAAACATTACCAGTGGACTCAAATCAAATGTAAAAAGCGAAATATATTGGTAGTATATTTTTCGGAGTATCAACTAATAAActataacaaaagaagaaaacaatttcttagtaaacaaattatttaaggcgcaaacatttaacattttcattatctataaaattcattttattttttttataagctTGTATTACGAATTCCGACAAACTTCTTGTTTATATcttattcacattacacttctaaAACCAATTGTAAAtcaacttttagtagatttcgagactgatgtgaatgaggtattaaaGCGTTCATAAAAAAGAGCCAAAAGATATAGCCGAAAAagggccaaatttaaaaatgatttttggaagaaaatcgagccaaaaaatgaaatgaaaaattcatATGAACTCAAGAGTACATTctgcaaattttttgctaaaaatgttttCGATATGTATCCGTTAAATCTGAATTCAGAAtccaccatttttggtatcaaGCAAATTCTTACATCACATGTCTGTACTTAGTCTATTTGTTAGttcatattttaaaatgtttacctTAGAAAAAACAAGCTCCGCACAAGCACTGCTTTATTTGGTTTAGAATGTTCCTTATGGGAGGAGATTCTCCTTGAAATAGTCGATTCAatctgtttatacccttcatcactactgtggtacagggtatgttataataagtttgtgcatttgtatgtaatgccaagaaggaaaaatcAGAGactcatcgtttagtataccgatcgtcttagaattgaattctgtgtcgatttagctatgtccgtctgtctgccttccacgtatttttgtgtgcaaagtacatttcacagtttaagtctgatcgtcatccaatttggcatagggtattTCTTCGGGactaagacaatcgctattgattttggaaaaagtcggttcagatttatatatagctgtcACATATATTTCTCactgatctggtcataattggtgtgtttttcaaccgatcttcttcaaattccgtacatccgaatattttatgagtcccgaaaaacttgcaaaatattagccaaatcggttcggatttagatatagttcccatatatatctttcgcccgatatgtacttatatgatcccaaaagagttttaccctgatttgctcacaattttgtacaagaagtaCAATTAATATTGTcatcaattgtgacaaatttagttgaaatcggtgcaggtttagctcccatatatatctttcgtccgatttagactcatatgaccacagaggctaaataCTACCGAttgacgtgaaattttgcacagagagtagaattgatgttctaccaatgcttgataaatttggttgaaatcggtttagatatagacatagactcatatgaccacagaggccaaatactACCGAttcacgtaaaattttgcacaaagagtcaaattgatattctaccaatcCTTGctgaatttggttcaaatcggctcagatttagatttaggtcCCTTATATGTGACCAAATGTTCATTTCgagttacataaaatttttccctGAGAGTATAATTAAGATTTTAGCtttgtgtaccaaatttagttcaatttggtATAGATttggacatagctcccatatatatacgcctgattttggaaaatatggaagaaaattttatgttttatacccatttcaacagaattttataaattctgaaacgaaaattcctcaaattgtcctatacctTTAATGGATCTGTATCGtcggataaatcataaatacacttttgtgcAATAAAATGGCTTTAGCTTTATATTTATATGTAGAAGTTCCTCCAAATCGGttcttatttaaatatttgtatgtgaGAATCTAAAACTTTATACagctcctaacaa encodes:
- the LOC142224727 gene encoding transcription factor grauzone-like; the protein is MECLICLQTDKEELTKCILADSTEWLEYNIKSIIDKHLWSFELSVGKSCICLSCWAELNGFHEFYTRVEDIQNKRKLKLKYEDDPLNEEKPKDVFLKTLLEPEIVIGQKLEAPVEIKQENEEQIIALPQEFNDSDGNSVDILDDDHDPPFFADSGDSRESDDDSDDNLPLIRRETTNSKAKISTKGNTVKRRNCRAKLAKDKKTPKTKDASSSRSSSRKPSNLPKMNRVEYDKFLQEHFKMTCDKCQESFERFRFLCQHYSKEHNEEGYALCCGNKFYSRRLLVDHINYHLNPEYFKCDLCGKVFTKRICLIGHIKMHDEKKFCCDMCDKKFVLKHKLDKHKLTHLPESEKKFPCNDCGKFYANEYILTQHQKAVHLNIYAKICEICGQTMPDSHTFKRHMERHEGILPVKTAKCDQCGLILTSQHTLKLHIELKHPTDRREHKCHICSKISPNLRALNKHVREAHVMGYRFKCTICEKEFKRADNFKSHMAIHTGTPLHRCPWCPKEFNSNGNMHQHRKKAHPVEWEEAQRKKYSGNLPPNFKRPSTDNNTQSQTLPVDSNQM